The proteins below come from a single Perca flavescens isolate YP-PL-M2 chromosome 8, PFLA_1.0, whole genome shotgun sequence genomic window:
- the kcnc1b gene encoding potassium voltage-gated channel subfamily C member 1b isoform X2: MGLSDDKDRIVINVGGIRHQTYRSTLRTLPGTRLSWLAEPDAPNHFDYDAKIEEFFFDRHPGVFAHILNYYRTGKLHCPADVCGPLYEEELAFWGIDETDVEPCCWMTYRQHREAEEALDSFGGGGLLDLVNDDAEPELEHAAEDDVDEMTRRLAQGDTHDTRSGSLWSRWQKHVWALFEDPYSTKYARWVALASLFFILVSITTFCLETHEAFNPIINRTEVEVVDNVTVVRTYQETETALYLTYIEGVCVVWFTFEFLMRITFCPNKCDFIRNALNIIDFVAILPFYLEVGLSGLSSKAAKDVLGFLRVVRFVRILRIFKLTRHFVGLRVLGHTLRASTNEFLLLIIFLALGVLIFATMIYYAERIGANPNDPRASEHTHFKNIPIGFWWAVVTMTTLGYGDMYPQTTSGMLVGALCALAGVLTIAMPVPVIVNNFGMYYSLAMAKQKLPKKKNKHIPRAPQPGSPNFCKSSMSSQQPSPIPHDDVFEIKFQDSKLNGEAANAALANEDCPHIDQAISPEEIFSPSERERPCFLVTTAERPNHTGGRVRRETQRQHRSRQPTESVCVMNHGVPTTMCMTHNGPSPT, translated from the exons ATGGGCCTGAGCGACGACAAGGATCGCATTGTGATAAACGTGGGAGGGATCAGACATCAGACATACCGCAGCACCCTGCGCACTCTACCTGGCACTCGCTTGTCCTGGTTGGCCGAGCCTGATGCACCCAACCACTTTGACTATGATGCCAAGATCGAGGAATTTTTCTTCGACCGCCACCCTGGCGTGTTTGCACACATCCTCAATTACTACAGGACAGGTAAACTGCACTGCCCGGCTGATGTCTGCGGACCCCTCTATGAGGAGGAACTGGCCTTCTGGGGCATTGATGAGACAGACGTGGAGCCATGCTGCTGGATGACCTATCGTCAGCACCGGGAGGCAGAGGAGGCCCTTGATAGTTTCGGCGGGGGGGGCCTGTTAGACCTGGTGAACGATGATGCGGAACCGGAGCTGGAGCATGCTGCCGAGGATGATGTGGATGAAATGACAAGGAGGCTGGCGCAGGGAGACACTCATGATACCAGGAGTGGAAGCCTGTGGAGCCGGTGGCAGAAACATGTCTGGGCTCTGTTTGAGGACCCTTACTCCACTAAATATGCAAGG TGGGTTGCTCTGGCCTCGCTGTTCTTCATTCTGGTGTCCATCACCACCTTCTGTCTGGAGACCCACGAGGCCTTCAACCCCATCATCAACCGCACCGAGGTGGAGGTGGTGGACAACGTCACAGTGGTGCGCACCTACCAGGAGACTGAGACTGCGCTCTACCTCACCTACATTGAAggcgtgtgtgtggtgtggttcACTTTTGAATTTCTAATGCGAATAACTTTCTGCCCAAATAAATGTGACTTCATTCGGAACGCCCTGAACATCATCGACTTTGTGGCCATCCTGCCCTTCTACCTGGAGGTCGGCCTCAGCGGGCTCTCCTCCAAGGCAGCTAAGGACGTGCTGGGTTTTCTGAGGGTTGTCCGCTTTGTGCGGATCCTGCGTATCTTCAAGCTGACCCGTCACTTTGTGGGACTGAGGGTGCTGGGCCACACATTGAGGGCCAGCACCAACGAGTTCCTGCTTCTCATCATCTTTCTCGCCCTCGGTGTCCTCATCTTTGCTACTATGATCTACTACGCTGAACGGATTGGAGCTAACCCCAACGACCCTCGAGCCAGTGAGCACACACACTTCAAGAACATCCCAATTGGATTTTGGTGGGCTGTGGTGACCATGACGACCCTCGGCTATGGAGACATGTACCCTCAGACGACCTCTGGTATGCTGGTCGGAGCCCTGTGTGCCCTGGCAGGTGTGCTGACCATCGCCATGCCCGTCCCTGTGATTGTCAACAACTTTGGAATGTATTACTCTCTGGCCATGGCAAAACAGAAACTAccaaagaaaaagaataagCATATCCCTCGGGCACCCCAACCAGGTTCTCCAAACTTCTGTAAGTCGAGCATGAGCTCCCAACAACCGAGCCCCATACCCCATGACGACGTTTTCGAGATAAAGTTTCAAg ATTCTAAGCTGAATGGTGAAGCAGCTAACGCAGCGCTGGCCAACGAAGATTGCCCTCATATAGACCAGGCCATATCTCCAGAGGAAATCTTCAGCCCCAGCGAGAGAGAGCGGCCCTGCTTCCTAGTCACCACTGCTGAACGCCCCAACCACACAGGGGGCAGAGTGAGGAGGG AGACCCAGCGACAGCACCGGAGCAGACAACCAACAGAGTCAGTTTGTGTTATGAACCATGGTGTCCCAACCACTATGTGTATGACCCATAATGGCCCATCACCCACCTGA
- the kcnc1b gene encoding potassium voltage-gated channel subfamily C member 1b isoform X1, whose amino-acid sequence MGLSDDKDRIVINVGGIRHQTYRSTLRTLPGTRLSWLAEPDAPNHFDYDAKIEEFFFDRHPGVFAHILNYYRTGKLHCPADVCGPLYEEELAFWGIDETDVEPCCWMTYRQHREAEEALDSFGGGGLLDLVNDDAEPELEHAAEDDVDEMTRRLAQGDTHDTRSGSLWSRWQKHVWALFEDPYSTKYARWVALASLFFILVSITTFCLETHEAFNPIINRTEVEVVDNVTVVRTYQETETALYLTYIEGVCVVWFTFEFLMRITFCPNKCDFIRNALNIIDFVAILPFYLEVGLSGLSSKAAKDVLGFLRVVRFVRILRIFKLTRHFVGLRVLGHTLRASTNEFLLLIIFLALGVLIFATMIYYAERIGANPNDPRASEHTHFKNIPIGFWWAVVTMTTLGYGDMYPQTTSGMLVGALCALAGVLTIAMPVPVIVNNFGMYYSLAMAKQKLPKKKNKHIPRAPQPGSPNFCKSSMSSQQPSPIPHDDVFEIKFQDSKLNGEAANAALANEDCPHIDQAISPEEIFSPSERERPCFLVTTAERPNHTGGRVRRGYEKPWSLNSMSGMSGDASGVSSVSALPCSPPCLMQHSHSPIPSIM is encoded by the exons ATGGGCCTGAGCGACGACAAGGATCGCATTGTGATAAACGTGGGAGGGATCAGACATCAGACATACCGCAGCACCCTGCGCACTCTACCTGGCACTCGCTTGTCCTGGTTGGCCGAGCCTGATGCACCCAACCACTTTGACTATGATGCCAAGATCGAGGAATTTTTCTTCGACCGCCACCCTGGCGTGTTTGCACACATCCTCAATTACTACAGGACAGGTAAACTGCACTGCCCGGCTGATGTCTGCGGACCCCTCTATGAGGAGGAACTGGCCTTCTGGGGCATTGATGAGACAGACGTGGAGCCATGCTGCTGGATGACCTATCGTCAGCACCGGGAGGCAGAGGAGGCCCTTGATAGTTTCGGCGGGGGGGGCCTGTTAGACCTGGTGAACGATGATGCGGAACCGGAGCTGGAGCATGCTGCCGAGGATGATGTGGATGAAATGACAAGGAGGCTGGCGCAGGGAGACACTCATGATACCAGGAGTGGAAGCCTGTGGAGCCGGTGGCAGAAACATGTCTGGGCTCTGTTTGAGGACCCTTACTCCACTAAATATGCAAGG TGGGTTGCTCTGGCCTCGCTGTTCTTCATTCTGGTGTCCATCACCACCTTCTGTCTGGAGACCCACGAGGCCTTCAACCCCATCATCAACCGCACCGAGGTGGAGGTGGTGGACAACGTCACAGTGGTGCGCACCTACCAGGAGACTGAGACTGCGCTCTACCTCACCTACATTGAAggcgtgtgtgtggtgtggttcACTTTTGAATTTCTAATGCGAATAACTTTCTGCCCAAATAAATGTGACTTCATTCGGAACGCCCTGAACATCATCGACTTTGTGGCCATCCTGCCCTTCTACCTGGAGGTCGGCCTCAGCGGGCTCTCCTCCAAGGCAGCTAAGGACGTGCTGGGTTTTCTGAGGGTTGTCCGCTTTGTGCGGATCCTGCGTATCTTCAAGCTGACCCGTCACTTTGTGGGACTGAGGGTGCTGGGCCACACATTGAGGGCCAGCACCAACGAGTTCCTGCTTCTCATCATCTTTCTCGCCCTCGGTGTCCTCATCTTTGCTACTATGATCTACTACGCTGAACGGATTGGAGCTAACCCCAACGACCCTCGAGCCAGTGAGCACACACACTTCAAGAACATCCCAATTGGATTTTGGTGGGCTGTGGTGACCATGACGACCCTCGGCTATGGAGACATGTACCCTCAGACGACCTCTGGTATGCTGGTCGGAGCCCTGTGTGCCCTGGCAGGTGTGCTGACCATCGCCATGCCCGTCCCTGTGATTGTCAACAACTTTGGAATGTATTACTCTCTGGCCATGGCAAAACAGAAACTAccaaagaaaaagaataagCATATCCCTCGGGCACCCCAACCAGGTTCTCCAAACTTCTGTAAGTCGAGCATGAGCTCCCAACAACCGAGCCCCATACCCCATGACGACGTTTTCGAGATAAAGTTTCAAg ATTCTAAGCTGAATGGTGAAGCAGCTAACGCAGCGCTGGCCAACGAAGATTGCCCTCATATAGACCAGGCCATATCTCCAGAGGAAATCTTCAGCCCCAGCGAGAGAGAGCGGCCCTGCTTCCTAGTCACCACTGCTGAACGCCCCAACCACACAGGGGGCAGAGTGAGGAGGG GTTATGAAAAGCCTTGGAGCCTTAACAGCATGTCTGGCATGAGCGGGGATGCCTCTGGAGTGTCCTCAGTGTCCGCCCTGCCCTGCAGCCCACCTTGTCTAATGCAGCACTCACATTCCCCCATCCCATCCATTATGTAG
- the kcnc1b gene encoding potassium voltage-gated channel subfamily C member 1b isoform X3 — MGLSDDKDRIVINVGGIRHQTYRSTLRTLPGTRLSWLAEPDAPNHFDYDAKIEEFFFDRHPGVFAHILNYYRTGKLHCPADVCGPLYEEELAFWGIDETDVEPCCWMTYRQHREAEEALDSFGGGGLLDLVNDDAEPELEHAAEDDVDEMTRRLAQGDTHDTRSGSLWSRWQKHVWALFEDPYSTKYARWVALASLFFILVSITTFCLETHEAFNPIINRTEVEVVDNVTVVRTYQETETALYLTYIEGVCVVWFTFEFLMRITFCPNKCDFIRNALNIIDFVAILPFYLEVGLSGLSSKAAKDVLGFLRVVRFVRILRIFKLTRHFVGLRVLGHTLRASTNEFLLLIIFLALGVLIFATMIYYAERIGANPNDPRASEHTHFKNIPIGFWWAVVTMTTLGYGDMYPQTTSGMLVGALCALAGVLTIAMPVPVIVNNFGMYYSLAMAKQKLPKKKNKHIPRAPQPGSPNFCKSSMSSQQPSPIPHDDNVLCFSTEGYEKPWSLNSMSGMSGDASGVSSVSALPCSPPCLMQHSHSPIPSIM; from the exons ATGGGCCTGAGCGACGACAAGGATCGCATTGTGATAAACGTGGGAGGGATCAGACATCAGACATACCGCAGCACCCTGCGCACTCTACCTGGCACTCGCTTGTCCTGGTTGGCCGAGCCTGATGCACCCAACCACTTTGACTATGATGCCAAGATCGAGGAATTTTTCTTCGACCGCCACCCTGGCGTGTTTGCACACATCCTCAATTACTACAGGACAGGTAAACTGCACTGCCCGGCTGATGTCTGCGGACCCCTCTATGAGGAGGAACTGGCCTTCTGGGGCATTGATGAGACAGACGTGGAGCCATGCTGCTGGATGACCTATCGTCAGCACCGGGAGGCAGAGGAGGCCCTTGATAGTTTCGGCGGGGGGGGCCTGTTAGACCTGGTGAACGATGATGCGGAACCGGAGCTGGAGCATGCTGCCGAGGATGATGTGGATGAAATGACAAGGAGGCTGGCGCAGGGAGACACTCATGATACCAGGAGTGGAAGCCTGTGGAGCCGGTGGCAGAAACATGTCTGGGCTCTGTTTGAGGACCCTTACTCCACTAAATATGCAAGG TGGGTTGCTCTGGCCTCGCTGTTCTTCATTCTGGTGTCCATCACCACCTTCTGTCTGGAGACCCACGAGGCCTTCAACCCCATCATCAACCGCACCGAGGTGGAGGTGGTGGACAACGTCACAGTGGTGCGCACCTACCAGGAGACTGAGACTGCGCTCTACCTCACCTACATTGAAggcgtgtgtgtggtgtggttcACTTTTGAATTTCTAATGCGAATAACTTTCTGCCCAAATAAATGTGACTTCATTCGGAACGCCCTGAACATCATCGACTTTGTGGCCATCCTGCCCTTCTACCTGGAGGTCGGCCTCAGCGGGCTCTCCTCCAAGGCAGCTAAGGACGTGCTGGGTTTTCTGAGGGTTGTCCGCTTTGTGCGGATCCTGCGTATCTTCAAGCTGACCCGTCACTTTGTGGGACTGAGGGTGCTGGGCCACACATTGAGGGCCAGCACCAACGAGTTCCTGCTTCTCATCATCTTTCTCGCCCTCGGTGTCCTCATCTTTGCTACTATGATCTACTACGCTGAACGGATTGGAGCTAACCCCAACGACCCTCGAGCCAGTGAGCACACACACTTCAAGAACATCCCAATTGGATTTTGGTGGGCTGTGGTGACCATGACGACCCTCGGCTATGGAGACATGTACCCTCAGACGACCTCTGGTATGCTGGTCGGAGCCCTGTGTGCCCTGGCAGGTGTGCTGACCATCGCCATGCCCGTCCCTGTGATTGTCAACAACTTTGGAATGTATTACTCTCTGGCCATGGCAAAACAGAAACTAccaaagaaaaagaataagCATATCCCTCGGGCACCCCAACCAGGTTCTCCAAACTTCTGTAAGTCGAGCATGAGCTCCCAACAACCGAGCCCCATACCCCATGACGAC AACGTTCTCTGTTTTTCAACTGAAGGTTATGAAAAGCCTTGGAGCCTTAACAGCATGTCTGGCATGAGCGGGGATGCCTCTGGAGTGTCCTCAGTGTCCGCCCTGCCCTGCAGCCCACCTTGTCTAATGCAGCACTCACATTCCCCCATCCCATCCATTATGTAG